The window GATATTACCCCTCTATCGCTCATAATTGATTCAAGAATGGCAACCTTACCACCGGAAACTGCTATTTTACCTATCTGCCTAAATTCAGGATCATAGACGGTTTCTATCTGCCCTTCCAGATTTATTCTGGATAGTTTCGCAGTATACCAGCAGCTTTCCATTGGCTTTTCTGACGTTACAGCATATATGGAGGTACCATCAGTGTTGAATTCCCATATGTGAATATCTGTGGTTATTTTTTTTATTCCTGTTGTGAAATCGATTATATAAAGTTCATTTAACGGTTCATTTTCTTCGAAGAAATAGGCATCATCCTCTTTCTTCTCTTTCCTAACTTTTCCTGAGAAAATAATTTTTTCGCCACTCCAGAGGGCCTGGTCAATATCTCCATTGAATTTTATTTTCAGTCCGGTTCCATCATTGTTATATATCTGAATCATTCCATCCGCTGCATATAATAACCTTCCATCATGAGAAAAATCTATACAGGTTATTCCTGGCTCTTCTATTTTGTGTTGAAGTTTTAGGCCAGAATCGTAAATATAAATTGATTTATTTGCATACTTTTTTTTATAAGGTTTGAAATTATCTGAAACCAGAACAGCTATGGTTGTTCCGTCGCTGCTTATAGCCACATTCTCTATATTCTTAAATTTTAAAAAATCTTCAATGGTATGATCTTCCATTATATGATAATGGATTTTATTATTTAATTTTTGATATTTTTGCTTCCGGGTACCAATTATAGGCAGATATTATGATATCTATATAAATATATAAAAATATGATATTTATTCTACCAGAAGGTTAAGTATGTTCTCTGAAATAGTTTTCTCCTTTGCAGTAATCTCTTCGGCCTTAAGGCTTTCGCCTGTTATCAGGTTGCCATATGCCAGATGCACTGAAAGTGCACTTGCACCCTTTATTTTTGCAATAAAGTAAAGGCCGGCGCCCTCAAGTTCCACAGCAAGATGTCCATCGCGCCCCAGTTTCTCTGCGAATTCCTTATTATGGGTCATCAGGGCATCACTGGTGAATACATTTCCCACCATTGTCTCCATGCCAGCACTTTTAAGCCTTTCCTCAGCGCCTCTCAGCATGGAATAATCTGGAGTGAGTGCAATAGAGTAATCGTCTTTCAGATACTGCCTGAATACACCTCCAGGATAATATGAATACCCTATGGGAAGCACCGCTGTACCGGGTTTCACCTTTTCAGATACGGCAAATGATGATCCGAATCTCACAATCTTTCTGGCACCCATTGAAATCAGGTCGTCTACAATCAAGGCCATGGATGGTATTCCGATTCCGTGGAAAACGGTAGTTATTTTTTCTCCTTTATATTCTCCTGTGTATGCATGGTAACCAGCAAATTCAGAAATCTTTTCTGCATTTTTCAGGTATGAATTTATGGTTTTCTGTCTGTCAAGATTTCCGAGAATAACAACTTTATCACTTATTTTTTTATTATCTGCTTTTATTATTGCCATATATGTTAATTACAGCATTCCGTATATCTATTGCGTAGTTCTAATCATAACGGCAAAATTTAATATAATATTAAGATATTTACCTATTAATAGGATAAAAATTGTTAAATTGTATATATTTTCTACATTATCACAGAAAATGCACAATTTATATTCATTGGCCATACTCCCTGGAATTCTTAGGAAATATTCAGGATACTGATTTGTGATGTTCAGGGTCCAAATATATAATCAGTGAGGCAGGAAGGCTATATTCTGCCACGGGCTGGCAAACTGGAAGGATATCCGGGACGTTTAAAGAGATGCCAGAATTTCATTATTGTGAAAAAAGTTTTAAACAATTAGGTGTTTAAACATTATGTACGATGATATACTTTCTCTCCAGGCAGATTTGCAAAAAAGTAAAAGCGATTATGCTGTTGCCACTGTTATAAGGACATCTGGTTCGTCAATAGCAAAACCCGGATTCAAAATACTGGCAGTTCATGGGCAGGTACTGAAGGGAACTCTCGGAAGTCCCTCCCTGGATAACATTGTTCTAAAGGAAGCCGAGGGCACCATAGAAAAAAATGAAACCAAATACCTCAGGATAGCCCTGGACAAAGACAATAAAACCTCCGACTATGCAATGAATACCACATGCGGTGGAATGATAGAGCTTTTTATTGAGCCTTATGTGCACCGAAGGAGCCTGGTAATACTTGTTGAATCGTTTAATGATAAGCTTCTTGAGGCATTGAAGACACTTATACCATATACAGGGCTTATGCCAGAAGTCTATAATATCAACGATAAAAATGATTCGAAGCACCTCATGGAGTATGACTTCAGGGATGATTTTGTGCTTCTAATTACAAAAACTGAAAATGAAATACCATATATAGCACATTTCCTAATGGAAAAACCCAGATATCTCGCCATGGTTTCAAGCAGGAACAGATTCAATCGCGATATGGAATCTGTGCTTAAAGATCATCCGGATGCCGACAGAAATGGTATAAAATGCCCGGCAGGATTATCCATAAATGCTATTACAGTTAATGAAATCGCAGTGAGTATCATCGCGGAAATTATAATGGAAAAAAATAATAAAAATTTAAAATAAATTATTCTGTATAGGATGCCATATTGCCCGGCCCTTCATGTATAATTATCTTCATCTTTAAATTCCCCATCATTCCCTGAATTTTTTTATGAATCTCTTTATAGCAGTATTCTGCAATGTACTCGGCAGTATCTACAGGATATGGGAAAATGAAAACATCGCCTTCAGGCATACTTCCCCTGTATATTCCCCTGACCACTATATCAATCATGCCATTAACAGTGCTGTTTCTGATATCCATTTCGGGCACAATGAATTTATGGTCCATTCTTTCTATTACCGGTTTTACCGCCTTTTTGACCAGAGTGAAATCCATCAACATCCCGGAAGATTGAACTCCCCCGGAATCAATAAGAATGTCAATGGAATAATCATGCCCATGGAATTTCTTGCATTTATCATTATCAGGAACATAATGTCCAGCACTCCAGGTCAACCCTTTAAGCCTTCCAGTAATTTCTATGCCATACATTTTATTCACCCATCATTTTTAAAGCCTCTGATTTCAATGATTCCAGCTCTTTTTTAACTATATCGCTGTATTTGACAGAGGATGTAACCATTGTTGCACCTTCCTGCTTTACCCCACGCATCATCATGCACATGTGCTGTCCTTTTGCAGTAACCATTACGAAAAGTGGGTTGAGATTTTCATACAGCAATTCAACTATTTCAGATGTCATATTTTCCTGAAGCTGTGGCTTACTTGCAATTTTGTTAACTGCCCTGACAAGCTTGCTAACTCCGGCTATATATCCACCAGGCCTTGGAAGATATGCTATATTTATTGTCCCGAAAAATGGGAGCAGGTGATGGGAACACATTGAATAAAATGAAATATTCTTCATTATTACCATGCTCTCCTGGCCGGAAACCCTGAATTTTGTGAATGTAAAATTCCTGGTACCGTACCATTCCCTGTAAAAATTTTCTATTCTTCCAGGCGTGTTTTTCAATTCTTCCTCATTGAACCAACCGTATTCTTCATGCAAATTATATACTAGCTGCCTGATACTGTCCCGTAATATTTTTTCGTTCTTCTGTTCCATCTAAACCCCTCTTATATCACCATATATATATTTGTGCTCCTGCAGCATAAGCCTTGCATTGCCAGGAGCCTTTTCCAGGAATTCCTCAGCGAGCCATTTGATTTCTGTTCCATAAACTGGCTGTATAACAATTCCTGTGCCTTTATCCATGGATTTCATTTCCTGTAACGCCACGGAAAAATCATACTTGTCATTTACAACGAATTTTATATAATCATTCTCATCCATATACTCTAAATTGAGGTCGTTGAATTTACGGTACATCCCGGAGGATGGAAGCTTGAAATCAATATCCTTCCTTACGGAAGCATAATCAGGTAAGAAACGTTTTATATCAAGGCTTCCTGATGTTTCCAGCAGTATGCTGTATTTCTCAGATAATTTTCTAACCAGCTGGCTGACATCCCTCTGAAGCAGTGGCTCCCCGCCGGTAAGGCACACCCAGCTGACCCCATTTCCTGCAATGCTATTGACAGTATCAACTATTTCTGTCACTGACATATCTCTTCCTTCATTAAAAGAATACTTTGTATCACACCATGAACACCTGAGATTACAGTATTCAGTCCTGACAAAAACCATCTTTTTGCCTGTATAATACCCCTCCCCCTGGATGCTCAAAAAAATTTCATTAATATTCATAAAAGGTCATATAAATTATCTTATCTCAAGCTCATTCAGTGTGGATTTTTCATTATACCTTCTGGTAAATGTAATTGCATCAAATTTAGTGATCTTGACCTCCATGAGTGGATCAGCCACCCCACTGAAGAAATGCCCGCCATAAAGCTGATGATCCTTTCTTGCCACACCGATATGTATATGGAAACGGTTTTTATCATCGGCTATGGACCCGTGAAATGCAACAAGCTCGCACCTCTCTTCTATATATAGCTCATCGTATTTGTTAACATTCCAGTACCCAATTTTAAGATTTTTTACCATTCCTATACCCATTTCAATAAAGCCTGATGTTATACTGTACTTCCTAACAAGATTGTTCAAGTTTTCTATAACATCCTCACCGGCTTCAAATTTTGCCGCCACCAGGTTACCTTCCATTTTATCCTGCATGGAATGCAATTTCATGACTGTATTAAGCCTTTGTTATTCCAATTACCCATAAAAACATGGTAACTGCAAAGGACATGCCAAGGATTATTGCAATTGTATCTATTAAGAGAACATTGGATAGATAAAGTTTAAAATCTGAAATTATAAATGAGACAAATATAACAGTTATAACCCCAATTGTAATATTCAGCTTAATAAGATTCCTAACAGTGCGATTTTCCATAACTGTACATTATAAAATCATATAATTAACTTTTTAAATATTTCTAATGTATATTATCTGGGTCCATGCCAAGTTATTCCATTTCAACAGTTCTAACCATTGATATGAAATATTCATGGATTTTGCTATCTCCGGTAAGTTCTGGATGAAATGTCATTGCCAGTATATTATTTTCCCTTACCATAACAGGGCTGCCGTCGAGGCGGGACATTACCTCGCAATTTCCTGTGGATTCTATACCCGGTGCCCTTATGAAGACAGCCTGGAATTTTCCTATTTCTTTAATATCAACAGTTTTTATGAATGAATTAATCTGTCTCCCATACGCATTTCTTTTTATGGTTATACCTATAAGGCCCATTCCGGTTACCCTAATATCCCCAGTGTCAGATGAAAGCAGTATGGCACCAGCACAGGTACCCATTACAGGCATTCCAGATTTTGCCATTTCAATAATTCTATCATTCATACCTGATTTTTTCAGGATTTTATATATAACAGTGCTTTCCCCGCCAGGTATGATTAATCCTGAAATACCCTGCAAGTCCCCCAATTCCTTTACGTTTACCGGATATACATCATATTTTTGATGCAGATGCCTTACCATCTGGAAATGCTCTGATACATCTCCCTGAACATTCAGTATTCCTATTTTCATAGTCTCATCATTCTTTACCTGTTCTGGAGTTTCTCAATTTCAGCAATATCGAGGCCATGCATTCCTTCAAGGCCTGATGATACATCACCCAGTAATTTGTAATCCTCATAATTTTCGGTGGCATCAACTATGGCCTCGGCCATTCTCTGCGGGTCTTTTGACTTAAATATTCCACTGCCAACAAATACACCGTCCATGCCCATCTTCATCATTAATGCAGCATCGGCAGGCGTTGCAATCCCTCCAGCAGCAAAGTTTACCAGTGGAAGCCTTTTAAGATGCTTTATTTCCTTCAATACCTTGAATATTTCATTGGATATCTCCCTGAAGTCCATACCGTAGTATACATTGTTGTATGGCATCTTTTCACTTTCCCCGTAAAGGTCTTCTGATGTTAAATCCCTGAGATTTGTGTAGCTTTTAGAGATATTTTCGGCTACTTTGAACATTTCATCGTTTGTCAGTGAATTAAGTATGTATATCCCATCGCTTACAGTTCTTATGTGCCTGACTGCCTCTATTATATTGCCTGTTCCAGCCTCTCCCTTTGTCCTGATCATTGCTGCACCCTCGAATATTCTCCTGACGGCCTCAGGAAATGTCCTTGCGCCACACACCACCGGTACTTTATAGAGTCTTTTGTTTATATGGTAAAAGGGATCGGCCGGGGTCAGAACCTCACTTTCATCCAGCATGTCAACACCCAGAGATTCCAGTATTGATGCCTCGCTGAGGTGCCCTATCCTGACCTTTGCCATGACAGGTATTGAAACAGATTCCAGTATCTCCTTGACCTTTAGGGGGTCGGACATTCTTGCCACGCCACCCTGCGCCCTTATATCGGATGGAACTCTTTCAAGGGCCATTACAGAAACGGCTCCGGCCTTTTCAGCTATTTTCGCCTGTTCAGCATTGGTGACATCCATAACGACGCCACCCTTGGTCATTTTAGCAAAACCACGTTTTAACAACTCATCACCGAACTTCATGCTTTTCAGATCTACCATAATAAATCATTATAATGATTCCGTATATACACTTTATGAGGCATTCTGAAAATCTTGAATACTTTCGGGTTAATACAAAAATATTTAATTTTAATGACTATACCATATCATGGACAAAAAGATTTCTATTATCGGCGCAGGAGCAGTAGGCGCAAGTGTGGCACAGGTTCTGGCTATTAAGGACATTGCAGATATCAAAATATTTGATATTGTGGATGGTGTTGCACAGGGGAAAGCCCTTGATATACAGGAGGGTGCACCACATTTCGGTTTCGATTGCAAACTGGAGGGATTCTGCACACAGAACCCTGAAGAATATAAGAATTTAAAGGGATCTGATGTTATAGTTGTTACTGCTGGACTTGCAAGGAAGCCTGGTATGAGCAGGGATGACCTTCTTGTGAAAAATATAGGAATAATGAAGGATATTGGTGAGCAGATAAAGAAGTACTCACCGGATTCAATAATCATAGCAGTAACAAATCCTGCCGATATAATGGCGTATGCCCTTGAAAAGGCATCAGGCATTAGCCCTGAAAGGATAATAGGTCTCGGAGGGTCTCTTGACAGTTCCAGATTCAGGACATTTCTTGCAGAGGCCCTTAATGTATCTGTCAGGGATGTCAATGCATTCGTTATAGGAGGTCACGGCGATGACATGGTACCATTCATACATTATTCCAGTGTATCTGGAATACCAATTTCCAGCCTCCTGAGCAAGGAGAAAATTGATGAAATCATAAAGAGGACCAGATTCGGTGGCGGTGAAATACTTAACTACTATAAAACAGGTACAGCATTCTACGCCCCCTCGATATCCATATCAGTCATGGTGGAATCTGTAATCAATGATGAGCACAGGGTAATACCCTGCGCTGCATATCTTACCGGCAAGCACGCTGAAAACTATAAAATAAGCAATAAATTCATCGGTGTCCCGATTAAAATCGGCAAAAACGGTGTAGAAGAAATATATGACCTGAAATTCAGTGAAGAGGATGCAAAGGAATGGATGAAAAGCGTTGAGTCAGTGAACAAGAACTGCAAGCTTGCTGATGACTACTTTGCATCTCACTGAAAACAGTGTCAATCAAAAATTTTATATTTTATTTCATTATAGCATAACGTAAAAAATATATACTGGTGGTAATTTCATGGAAAAAAAAGAATATGATGCAGTTATTTTAGGAGGAGGTCTGGCAGGGCTGATGGCTGCCAATATAGTTGCGGCGGCAGGATTTTCGGTGGCTGTTGTTTCAAAGGTGTTTCCCACAAGGTCACACTCTGCTGCTGCAGAGGGGGGAATAGCAGCATATATGATGGGAAATTCTGATCCAAACGACGATCCGGATTTCATGTCTTATGATGAGGTAAAGGGTGGAGACTATCTTGTTGATCAGGACGCGGCCGAATTGTTGTCTAAAAAATCAGGGGAGATTGTGAGCCTTCTAGATGCATGGGGTGCTCCCTTCAACAGACAGCCGGATGGTAGAATAGCATTAAGGTACTTTGGCGGACAGACATATCCAAGAACAAGGTTCATTGCAGATAAAACCGGCATGGCACTCCTGCATACACTTTTTGAGCATTCAACCGGGTTCAAGAATATAGAGTATTACAATGAATACTATGTTCTTGACATAGTAAAAGAGGGAAACAATGTTAATGGCCTTGTGGCCATGGAAATGAAAACCCTGAATCCCATATATCTCAAATCCAGGGCACTGCTTATAGCCTCCGGTGGAATAGGTATGATGTACAAGCACACCACAAACAGTTACATAAATACGGGAGACGGGCAGGGTATAGCATTACGTTCAGGAGTTGCATTGAAGGACCCTGAATTTGTGCAGTTCCATCCCACAGGCCTGTATCCCTCAGATATACTCATAAGTGAAGCTGCAAGGGCAGAAGGCGCTATATTAAAGAATAACAAGGGCGAGAGGTTTATGGCAAAATACGCTCCCCATAAATTTGACCTTGCTCCCAGGGATATAGTTTCCAGATCCATGACCATAGAAATAAGAGAGGGCAGGGGTTTTGAAGGTGGTTACCTCGGACTTGATCTCAGGCATCTGGGTAAAAAGTACATAATGGAAAGGCTGGCACTGGCATATGATGCGGCAAAGAACTTCTCAGGCGTTGATGCCTCGGAGGAAATGATACCTGTAAGGCCTGCACAGCATTATTTCATGGGAGGAATAGATGTAGATACAACTGGAACCAACCATGACCTGAATGGTATCTTCTCGGCCGGTGAATCAGCCTGTGTATCTGTACATGGCGCAAACAGATTAGGTTCCAATTCTCTCCTGGAAACGGTGGTATATGGGAGGGAAACAGGAAACACAATGGTAGAATTTCTGAAGACACATAAAAACGTTGAGACAAACAGCAACGTGGAGCCCATTATAGACGCTGCCTATGCTTATATCAAGAGGGAAACAGGGGAACACTTCGGTGTCCTGACAGAGGAACTTAGGGATATAATGTGGGATAATGTAGGTATATTCAGGGACAATGACAAACTGGCAGAGGCTGTTTCAAAAATAAAAGATTTAAGGGTAAGGGCAAAATCCATGTATGTAACAGACAAAACATCTAACTATAATACTGAATTATTCAATGCACTGGAGACCAGAAATATGCTCGATGTGGCGTATACCATGGCCACAGCAGCCCTGAACAGAAAGGAAACAAGGGGGGCCCATTTCAGGGATGACTTCCCGGAGAGGGACGATAAAAACTGGATGAAGCACACTATAACATATCTTGCAGGAGATGAAGTTAAAATATCATATAAGCCTGTAACATATACAAGGTGGAAGCCAGAAGTGAGGGTGTATTAAATGGAAGAAAAGGAAATAACCGTGAATATAAAGAAATACAACGATAAAGACGGTGCATTCTGGAAGTCCTACAAACTTAAGGCAGATAAATATACACAGATGACAGAGGTCCTGAGGCGAATAAAATCTGAGCAGGATCCATCCCTGGCATACCGTGCATCCTGCCATATGGCGGTTTGTGGAAGCTGTTCAATGAAGATCAATGGTATCCCTTCACTTGCATGCAGAACCATAGCCCTGCAGGCAGTGGATGAAAAGAATGAGATAAACGTTGAAAGTATGGATTATTATCCCGGTGTCAGGGACCTTATTACAGATATAGATGTTTTCTACGATAAAATGTACAAGGTAATGCCCAGGCTAATTGCAGACGAATCTGTGCTTATGGGAGAAAATGAACAGCGCATGACCCCTGAAAACCAGACAGAGGTATGGAAATTTCAGGAATGCATATATTGCGGGTTGTGTGTGTCGGCCTGTCCATCAGTAAAGGAGGATGAACAGTTCCTAGGCCCGGCAGCCCATGCCAAGGGATTCAGATTTGTTGACGATGTTAGGGATACAAAGAGATCGGAGCGTCTTGATCTGTTAATGGATAGCGCATACAGGTGTACATCATGTTATATGTGCTATGAAGTGTGCCCCCAGGACGTACAGCCTGTAATAGCAATCAAGAAAACAAAGAACTATCTTGACCAGTACAAGGGAAATACACCGATCACTATAATGGCCAGGAAGCATGACGATACAGTGGAAAACCTCATAGAAACAACCGGGAAAATAAAAGAATCAACTCTTTTCCTGAAAACATTCGGGTTCGGTGAGGCTATGAGAGACGCCATAGATATGCTGAAATCTGGTAAATTTAAATACGCATTTGAGAAAGATAGCAATGTTAAAAATATGAATGAGATCAAAGGTATGATGGGTGAAAAGAAATGAAAGTAGCATATTATCCGGGATGTGCTTCCCATGGAATAGCAAAGGATGTGGATATAGCAACGCAATTGATAGCAAAAGACCTTGATTTAGAGCTTATGGAGGTCGATGACTGGAACTGCTGTGGCGGTGGCTTTATGGATGATAAGAATGAAGCCGTCCACGCATCCCTTAATCTGAGAAATCTTGAAAAAGTAGAGAAGATGGGATACGATAAGATGGCAACCCCATGCAGTGTATGCCTCAACTCACACAAAGTGGCTGCGGACAAATATGAAAACGATCCTGTACTGAAGGAAGATGTTGATCAGAGGCTAAAGGATGCCAATATGGAGGAATATGATAACGGTGTGGAATCAGAGCATTTCATATGGGTACTTATCAGGGATGTTGGTATTGAGAATATAAGGAAACATGTTAAAAGGCCGCTTTCAGGACTAAAGGTTGGAACATATTATGGGTGCCAGCTTCTCAGGCCATCAAATGTAATGGGTTTTGAATCTGCATTCAATCCGCACAGTGTAATGGACCTTGTTGCCGCCACGGGTGCCACCCCTGTAGCCTTCCCAATGAAGACAGCATGCTGCGGCTTTCCACTGATGGGTTCGAATCCCACGGTTGCTCTGAAAATGGCAAATAATATACTATCAAGTGCAAGGAATGAGGGTTCTGAAATGCTGGTCCATCCATGCTCGCTTTGCCATCTGCAGCTAGATGTCACCCAGGACAAGATCCAGAGGCAGTTTAAACAGAACTGGAGGCTTCCTGCACTGTATATAACACAGCTAATAGGGCTATCATTCGGGTACACACCAAAGCAACTTGGAATGTCAAGGGGATCCATAGAATATCTGAGGTCAAGGGGGATATCATGAACTATGCAGACCTTTTGAAGGGGACTGAAGTTACCGGACAGTCAGAAATACCGCCAAGACCCGGTGATAAACCCTTTGCCACTGAGGTTTACTATAAGAAAGATGATCTATTCTACGGAAAGTTACATGTAAGAAAATCCAACAGTGCAATGTATTTATCTGTAATTTCAAAAATTCCATTCAACTGGAAACAGCTTGTTGGAGACATGAAGTTTGCAGGCACGGTGGTGGATTCTGCTGGAGGCCTTCTATGGCTTAAGGAAAATGAAAACACCATAGGAAATGACCTTGCATATCTGGAAAAGTACCTCACGGATATGAAAAACAAGGAAAATAAAAATTAATTTTTTGAAAAATTTTTTAAAGATTAAAATAATAAAAATTATTCAATATCTTTCTCTTCAAAGGTTTTAATCGGGTCTACTATTGTGTACCCATCCTTGTCGGATACATCCTGCAGTGCGGGAGGATATTTCAGATAGTCCGGAACTATGCCTGCAAGCCTGTTTGTGTAACTGGGAATTGTATTGTTTTCATAGAATATGCCAATCGGTATATGATCTCCCCATTCCAGTGATTTTCTGTATCCCGTGTCGAACTTTTCCTCATCCTCTTCTTTCTTATTTACCACAGGGTCCCATGATTTGTCATCCTCAAGCTTGTAAACACGCTGCCTGTACCAATCCAGAGTATTCACATCGTTATAGGTGGGGCATGGCTGAAGTACTTCTATTACTGCTGAACCCTCGTGCTTTATTGCCCTTTCTATTATGGAAGAAAGCTGCTTGATTTCAGATGAGAAAGCTCTGGCCACAAATGAATATCCTGATGCCATTGCAAGTGTTATGGGATTTATCTTTCCCATTATATTGGGCCTGGCAAGGCTCTTAACCTTCTCACCCAGTGGAAGTGTTGGTGCCGCCTGTCCCTTCGTAAGTCCGTAAACCGAATTATTGTAAAGTATTACCTTTACACCGGAGTTTCTTCTTCCCTCACCCACAAAATGACCGGCTCCAATGCTGAGAAGATCTCCATCTCCTCCCATTACCAGTACATTAAGATTGGGATTTGAGAGTTTGACTCCCACTGCATAGGGTATTGCCCTTCCATGAAGTGTATGCACTCCTGCTATGTTTAAATAATGTGGGGTTTTACCTGAACAACCTATACCTGATACTGCAACCACATCGTCAGGATCCATATTCATATTGGAAAGTGCCTGTGTGACTGCGCTCACTATACCGAAGTCACCACATCCGGGGCACCAGTCAATTGTTATATTGTTCCTGAAATTGTATTTGCCCTTATTTTCTACTCCTTTTTGCATTTTTATCACCTTATGACCCTTCCTGGAGCACTTCCAGGGCGGTCTTCTTTTCCATTATATTCTTTGTGGATCTCAAAACCTCATCTAATGTTATATGCCTTCCATTGTATTTAAGGATGAAGTTTTCTATATTAACACCTGTATTCATTCTTATTACCTTAGCTGCCTGTCCGGTCATATTGCTTTCAACGTCTATTATCAGATGTGAGTTTTTCAGAACCTTTGCTACATATTCAGATGGGAATGGCTCAAACATTCTGAGATACAGAAGATTTGCAGATATTCCCTGTTTTTTCAGTTCACTTATTGTATCAAGAAGCAGGCTCTTCTGGCTTCCCCATGTAACATATGTTATATCTGCATTTTCATCTCCGTATAGTACAGCCTTGTCCTCTAAGGGTATTTCCTTATCCGCCGTTACAAGTTTCTGCATTCTTTTCTCCATCATTTTATCTCTCATGGCAGAGTCTTCAGTTACGTGCCCAAGCTCATCATGCTCGT of the Ferroplasma sp. genome contains:
- a CDS encoding purine-nucleoside phosphorylase, which encodes MAIIKADNKKISDKVVILGNLDRQKTINSYLKNAEKISEFAGYHAYTGEYKGEKITTVFHGIGIPSMALIVDDLISMGARKIVRFGSSFAVSEKVKPGTAVLPIGYSYYPGGVFRQYLKDDYSIALTPDYSMLRGAEERLKSAGMETMVGNVFTSDALMTHNKEFAEKLGRDGHLAVELEGAGLYFIAKIKGASALSVHLAYGNLITGESLKAEEITAKEKTISENILNLLVE
- a CDS encoding XdhC family protein, which translates into the protein MYDDILSLQADLQKSKSDYAVATVIRTSGSSIAKPGFKILAVHGQVLKGTLGSPSLDNIVLKEAEGTIEKNETKYLRIALDKDNKTSDYAMNTTCGGMIELFIEPYVHRRSLVILVESFNDKLLEALKTLIPYTGLMPEVYNINDKNDSKHLMEYDFRDDFVLLITKTENEIPYIAHFLMEKPRYLAMVSSRNRFNRDMESVLKDHPDADRNGIKCPAGLSINAITVNEIAVSIIAEIIMEKNNKNLK
- a CDS encoding 6-carboxytetrahydropterin synthase; translation: MYGIEITGRLKGLTWSAGHYVPDNDKCKKFHGHDYSIDILIDSGGVQSSGMLMDFTLVKKAVKPVIERMDHKFIVPEMDIRNSTVNGMIDIVVRGIYRGSMPEGDVFIFPYPVDTAEYIAEYCYKEIHKKIQGMMGNLKMKIIIHEGPGNMASYTE
- the folE gene encoding GTP cyclohydrolase I FolE, whose product is MEQKNEKILRDSIRQLVYNLHEEYGWFNEEELKNTPGRIENFYREWYGTRNFTFTKFRVSGQESMVIMKNISFYSMCSHHLLPFFGTINIAYLPRPGGYIAGVSKLVRAVNKIASKPQLQENMTSEIVELLYENLNPLFVMVTAKGQHMCMMMRGVKQEGATMVTSSVKYSDIVKKELESLKSEALKMMGE
- a CDS encoding radical SAM protein; the protein is MSIQGEGYYTGKKMVFVRTEYCNLRCSWCDTKYSFNEGRDMSVTEIVDTVNSIAGNGVSWVCLTGGEPLLQRDVSQLVRKLSEKYSILLETSGSLDIKRFLPDYASVRKDIDFKLPSSGMYRKFNDLNLEYMDENDYIKFVVNDKYDFSVALQEMKSMDKGTGIVIQPVYGTEIKWLAEEFLEKAPGNARLMLQEHKYIYGDIRGV
- a CDS encoding PCC domain-containing protein, coding for MQDKMEGNLVAAKFEAGEDVIENLNNLVRKYSITSGFIEMGIGMVKNLKIGYWNVNKYDELYIEERCELVAFHGSIADDKNRFHIHIGVARKDHQLYGGHFFSGVADPLMEVKITKFDAITFTRRYNEKSTLNELEIR
- the pdxT gene encoding pyridoxal 5'-phosphate synthase glutaminase subunit PdxT, whose amino-acid sequence is MKIGILNVQGDVSEHFQMVRHLHQKYDVYPVNVKELGDLQGISGLIIPGGESTVIYKILKKSGMNDRIIEMAKSGMPVMGTCAGAILLSSDTGDIRVTGMGLIGITIKRNAYGRQINSFIKTVDIKEIGKFQAVFIRAPGIESTGNCEVMSRLDGSPVMVRENNILAMTFHPELTGDSKIHEYFISMVRTVEME
- the pdxS gene encoding pyridoxal 5'-phosphate synthase lyase subunit PdxS translates to MVDLKSMKFGDELLKRGFAKMTKGGVVMDVTNAEQAKIAEKAGAVSVMALERVPSDIRAQGGVARMSDPLKVKEILESVSIPVMAKVRIGHLSEASILESLGVDMLDESEVLTPADPFYHINKRLYKVPVVCGARTFPEAVRRIFEGAAMIRTKGEAGTGNIIEAVRHIRTVSDGIYILNSLTNDEMFKVAENISKSYTNLRDLTSEDLYGESEKMPYNNVYYGMDFREISNEIFKVLKEIKHLKRLPLVNFAAGGIATPADAALMMKMGMDGVFVGSGIFKSKDPQRMAEAIVDATENYEDYKLLGDVSSGLEGMHGLDIAEIEKLQNR
- the mdh gene encoding malate dehydrogenase yields the protein MDKKISIIGAGAVGASVAQVLAIKDIADIKIFDIVDGVAQGKALDIQEGAPHFGFDCKLEGFCTQNPEEYKNLKGSDVIVVTAGLARKPGMSRDDLLVKNIGIMKDIGEQIKKYSPDSIIIAVTNPADIMAYALEKASGISPERIIGLGGSLDSSRFRTFLAEALNVSVRDVNAFVIGGHGDDMVPFIHYSSVSGIPISSLLSKEKIDEIIKRTRFGGGEILNYYKTGTAFYAPSISISVMVESVINDEHRVIPCAAYLTGKHAENYKISNKFIGVPIKIGKNGVEEIYDLKFSEEDAKEWMKSVESVNKNCKLADDYFASH